Within the Sulfuricurvum sp. genome, the region GTTTGCCTAAAATGGAGAGTTTGGAGAGTTCGTTGCAGGCGAGGGCGAGGTCGTTATTGTGTATGTCGAGGAGATGCAACGCCGCTTGGTTATCGAGCTGAACACTCAAAGCTTGTGCCTCTTGCATCACGATGGCACGGGCTTCGGCGGCGAACGGGTGAAAGAAGCGAACCGATCCGGTGTGGGAGCCTTTGAACGCGGTGTCAGCACCTTTGAGATCTTCGCCGTAGTAGCAGTAGATAAAGGTGTTGTCGGTGTTTTTGCCGACGAGTTCGACAAGGGTATCGAGCTCAGCTTTGGGGAGCTTTTTTTCGTGTTTGACGATCAGGAGATTTTGATCACCGAATAATGAGCCTTGGGAGAGGTGGGCTTTGGCGGTATTGAAATCGTACTCATCATGATAGAGGCTCAGAACCGAGGCACCCTCAATCTGGGCAAGCCCGTGAGCGTAGCGGTCGATGAGAAAATGGCTTTCGCCGAACAGTGCCATGGCACGCGGAGCGCTGTTGTTTTGGAGATGGCGGTCGAGTTCTTGTCTATTCATACAATTATTCTCCTACGCCACGAAGCGAAGCTCCCTGTGGCTGCGCTAACGCTGAGTTCTCTTCGGCAGAGTGCCCATGCACGCTTGCGTGCATTTCATTTTCTTTGTCTATGTGGCGTACAAACGACGCGGTGATTTTGGCAGTAGCGAGGTTGGAACTCTCGATTTTAACGATGATGTCATCGAAGAGCATTAGTCCAAATTGTGAGTTAACGGCTACCTTGGCACCCGTAATGATGTCGTGAATTTCGGCGATAAATGGCTCTTCGGCGCGCATAATGCGTGCTTTGAACTCTTGACCGATGACGGTGGCCGCCCAACGGGCGAATTTGCGCTCATGGAATCGGATTTCGATGTCGCTCGCTTCGCGCTCTTTTTCACTGATCGAGGTACAGAGTGACTCGATATTACGAAGAACATACGACCCCTCTTCGGTGTCTCCCGCTTTGATCGCTTTTAGGAGGCGATGGACGATCAGATCGCTGTAACGGCGGATGGGGGAGGTGAAGTGGGTATAGCGAGCAAATCCCAATCCAAAGTGTCCCATGTTGTAGGGTGCATAACGTGCCTGCATCTGCGCGCGGATGATGAGGGTATCGACTTCACTGATGAGATCGCGCCGCTCTGCTTCGGCTTGGATGGCGGTGATCGTTTCTTTGATCGTCCCTTGGGACTCGACGAAAATTCCGATGCTGGCGAGTTCGGTATAGAGGCTTTGGAGCTTCATCGGGGAGGGGGATTCGTGGATACGAAAGACTCCCCTCTCGTACATCGATGCGGCGGCTTTGTTGGCAAGGAGCATACAATCCTCGATTAGGGCGTGGGAGGGGGTTTCGACGGCGAATTCGGTCGATACGATATTTTGCTCTTCATCGATCCGCATCTCCAACTCGCTGGAGCGGAAGTTGTACCCTTTTTTCATCCGCTCTGCTCGGAGTTTTTCGGTAAGCTCATTAAGTGCGGGAATATAGGCTAAAACTTTGGCCTCTTTTTCATTTTCGGCTTGGTGATTGCCTTCAAAAAATGCATCAATTTGCTCGTATGAAAAGCGACGGTGGGAGTGGATGATCGACTCGTAAAGATCATAGGAGTCCATCTCGTAGGTGGTGGGATCGATGTGCATCTCAAATGTGTAGGCGAGGCGATCAACATTTCCTTGCAACGAACAGAGTGTTTCGCTGAGTTCGCGCGGCAGCATCGGGATGGAGCGGTGGGGGAGGTAGATGGAGAAACTGCGGTAAATTGCCTCGGCATCGATCGCTCCGAAAGGGTGGACGTATTCGCTCACATCGGCGATAGCGACGTAGAGGGTGGAGGTTTCGGGAATGTAACAGATGGCGTCATCGTAGTCTTTTGCGGTGACGGGGTCGATGGTACAAAACGGCAAGTGGCGAAGGTCTCGACGATGAGGATACTGGGATGCATCGACCTCTTTGGGAAATTCGCGTGCCATGGCAAGTACGTCATCTTCGAACGCATCGTGTTTGTTGTAGAGGGCGAGGACGATTTTCTCATCCACTTTGGGGTCACTGAGATTTCCCAGAAATGCGGCAATGGTTCCGCTTTGGTTGTTGATCTGATAGAGTGACCCCTCAGCATTCTCAGGGAGATCGGTTAGAGCAAAACCTGCGGGATGGTCGGTGCGGATATCGTACAATCCCAAATATCCGTTTTTGGAACTGACGACAGCAACGCTGTAGGTTTCACTCCGTCCGGCGATCACAACGACTTTGGCTTGAGGGCCGCCGCGTCGTCCCAAAAGCCGCTGTGCGATGACCAAATCGCCGCTTTTCGCCCCCATGAGGTTATTGGTTTCGATAAAGTGGTCTCGGATACTCTCTCCCAGTGTTTGCAGATAGGCACCGCTCTCGGAAGCCAAAGAGACGATTCCTGCTCGGTATTGGGATGCAAATTGGTATTTGTTCTCTTCATGGGTGAGGAGTTTCATCCCAAACCAGTGTTGTACCGATTCGCGTTCGGTTTCTGCAATATCTTGGTCATAAAGACCGTGGGTAAGACGAATTAGGAGTGATTTCATGCAGATATTATAGTCTATATAAACTTCTATGTTAGAATAACTCCTCTAATTTTACAAAGGAACATAATAATGACACACGAAGCGATTTTAAACCAACTCGGATATGCACCCAATGAGGCGTTAAGTCTGCAACTCAGTCGTATCGAGGGTAATACTACAGGGTATGAAAAAATTATCAAACATATTTTGGATTTGCACGAAGCTCTGAAAACGGATGAATCGTATGTGGCGATGTCGAACAGTAACGACTATTTTAAGATCAAAATCGATGCGACGAGTGAAGTGAGTGCGGCGGACGCGATGGAGAAAATCAACCATTTCGTCGATAAATACAAAGTGAGTCTCCAAAAAGTGGACGGAAAACCGACCTATTATATTGTGGGATTTGCGGCGTAATGATCTATGGGTGAACGCCAATAACGGCGTTCATCTCTCTTTGAATAGCTATTATTTAATCTTGATTACAACTTTTCCTTTCGCATGTCCTCTTTGAACATAGGTTAAAGCATCGTTTGTAGCGTCAAAAGCAAAAACTTTGTCAACTACCGGACGAATACTCTCTGCGTCAATTAATGCAGCTATTTCGCCTAATTGGTTTCCGTTTGCTCTCATAAAAAGAAACCTATAATCGACATTCAAATTGTTTGCCTTTTTTCGTGCGGTATGACTTAATATTCTCATGATCATTTTTATAAACCATGATGATTTCATCTCATCGGCAAAATCGGGGTCTGGCGGACCTGATAATGAGACAAGTCTGCCTCCTTGTCTGAGGATTCCTAACGATGCATAAAGCTCATCAGCATTTTGAGAATTTAAAACCACGTCGTAATTTTTTAAGATGG harbors:
- the holA gene encoding DNA polymerase III subunit delta encodes the protein MNRQELDRHLQNNSAPRAMALFGESHFLIDRYAHGLAQIEGASVLSLYHDEYDFNTAKAHLSQGSLFGDQNLLIVKHEKKLPKAELDTLVELVGKNTDNTFIYCYYGEDLKGADTAFKGSHTGSVRFFHPFAAEARAIVMQEAQALSVQLDNQAALHLLDIHNNDLALACNELSKLSILGKPIGIKEIDEHVFGLSEIKLDHFIARVIEKKEFLPSLRHLLESGENEIQLLTAISGFLTQLYLFNSAIKIHGVADSALVLGYKLPGFIEKERAALSIKISPESYKRGINLLLDTELKMKSTGSPDQESLLLSALLKLQSIL
- a CDS encoding ribonuclease R family protein codes for the protein MKSLLIRLTHGLYDQDIAETERESVQHWFGMKLLTHEENKYQFASQYRAGIVSLASESGAYLQTLGESIRDHFIETNNLMGAKSGDLVIAQRLLGRRGGPQAKVVVIAGRSETYSVAVVSSKNGYLGLYDIRTDHPAGFALTDLPENAEGSLYQINNQSGTIAAFLGNLSDPKVDEKIVLALYNKHDAFEDDVLAMAREFPKEVDASQYPHRRDLRHLPFCTIDPVTAKDYDDAICYIPETSTLYVAIADVSEYVHPFGAIDAEAIYRSFSIYLPHRSIPMLPRELSETLCSLQGNVDRLAYTFEMHIDPTTYEMDSYDLYESIIHSHRRFSYEQIDAFFEGNHQAENEKEAKVLAYIPALNELTEKLRAERMKKGYNFRSSELEMRIDEEQNIVSTEFAVETPSHALIEDCMLLANKAAASMYERGVFRIHESPSPMKLQSLYTELASIGIFVESQGTIKETITAIQAEAERRDLISEVDTLIIRAQMQARYAPYNMGHFGLGFARYTHFTSPIRRYSDLIVHRLLKAIKAGDTEEGSYVLRNIESLCTSISEKEREASDIEIRFHERKFARWAATVIGQEFKARIMRAEEPFIAEIHDIITGAKVAVNSQFGLMLFDDIIVKIESSNLATAKITASFVRHIDKENEMHASVHGHSAEENSALAQPQGASLRGVGE
- a CDS encoding zinc-binding dehydrogenase — its product is ILKNYDVVLNSQNADELYASLGILRQGGRLVSLSGPPDPDFADEMKSSWFIKMIMRILSHTARKKANNLNVDYRFLFMRANGNQLGEIAALIDAESIRPVVDKVFAFDATNDALTYVQRGHAKGKVVIKIK